From Azospirillaceae bacterium, one genomic window encodes:
- a CDS encoding DUF3072 domain-containing protein → MPDDVKRNPKANPVSNTEKDPDDWTTGDEPMTGAQASYLKTLSEEAGEGFDPNLTKAQASKRIDELQEKTGRGRS, encoded by the coding sequence ATGCCCGACGACGTGAAGCGGAATCCCAAGGCGAATCCGGTCTCCAACACCGAGAAGGATCCGGACGATTGGACGACCGGTGACGAGCCGATGACCGGGGCGCAGGCGTCCTACCTGAAGACGTTGAGCGAGGAGGCGGGGGAGGGGTTCGACCCGAACCTGACCAAGGCCCAGGCATCCAAGCGCATCGATGAGTTGCAGGAGAAAACGGGGCGGGGCCGTTCGTGA
- a CDS encoding ornithine cyclodeaminase, with product MIPNLNIVPFVSVDHMMKLVLRVGIERFLTELASYVEEDFRRWESFDKTPRVASHSPEGVIELMPTSDGQVYGFKYVNGHPKNTREGRQTVTAFGMLADVATGYPVLLSEMTILTALRTAATSAVAAKYLAPRGATCMAIIGNGAQAEFQAVAFKALLGVDKLRLYDIDPSATRKCERNLAGMGFDIVACGSSQEAVEGAHIITTVTADKQYATILTDNMVGAGVHINAVGGDCPGKTELHRDILLRSDIFVEYPPQTRIEGEIQQLAPDHPVTELWQVMAGKAEGRRDPRQITLFDSVGFAVEDFSALRYVRDLLQRTGLYQELDMLADPDEPRDLFGMLLRAAKPTLVAAAGE from the coding sequence ATGATCCCGAACCTGAACATCGTCCCGTTCGTCAGCGTCGACCACATGATGAAGCTGGTGCTTCGGGTGGGGATCGAGCGGTTCCTCACGGAGCTGGCGTCCTATGTCGAGGAGGATTTCCGCCGGTGGGAGTCCTTCGACAAGACACCCCGCGTGGCCTCGCACAGCCCCGAGGGCGTGATCGAGCTGATGCCCACCAGCGACGGGCAGGTCTACGGCTTCAAGTATGTGAACGGCCACCCCAAGAACACGCGGGAGGGGCGGCAGACCGTGACGGCCTTCGGCATGCTGGCCGACGTGGCCACGGGCTATCCGGTCCTGCTGTCGGAAATGACGATCCTGACGGCCCTGCGCACGGCGGCGACGTCGGCAGTCGCGGCGAAGTACCTGGCCCCGCGCGGCGCCACCTGCATGGCGATCATCGGCAACGGCGCGCAGGCCGAATTCCAGGCGGTGGCGTTCAAGGCGCTGCTCGGCGTCGACAAGCTGCGGCTCTACGACATCGACCCTTCGGCCACCCGGAAGTGCGAGCGCAACCTCGCCGGCATGGGCTTCGACATCGTCGCCTGCGGCTCCTCGCAGGAAGCGGTGGAGGGGGCGCACATCATCACCACCGTGACGGCGGACAAGCAGTACGCCACGATCCTGACCGACAACATGGTCGGGGCCGGGGTGCACATCAACGCGGTCGGCGGCGATTGCCCGGGCAAGACCGAGCTGCACCGCGACATCCTGCTGCGCTCGGACATTTTCGTGGAATACCCGCCGCAGACGCGGATCGAGGGGGAGATCCAGCAGCTCGCTCCCGACCATCCGGTGACCGAACTCTGGCAGGTGATGGCCGGAAAGGCCGAGGGTCGGCGCGATCCCCGGCAGATCACGCTGTTCGACTCAGTCGGTTTCGCGGTCGAGGATTTTTCAGCGCTGCGCTATGTGCGCGACCTGTTGCAACGGACGGGGCTGTACCAGGAACTCGACATGCTGGCCGACCCCGACGAGCCGCGCGACCTGTTCGGCATGCTGCTGCGGGCGGCCAAACCGACCCTGGTGGCGGCTGCCGGCGAGTAA
- a CDS encoding PAS domain-containing protein, protein MPPGATDTGHDPANSRLDPILRAAVSYWQGKCAGRRMPLVSDIDPLEMPFYLLPWLILTDVLRDPLDFRYRLIGSGIVQMSRHDYTGQRFTELPHAGPGNQVWEHRATVVQTGEPLFTAPPYTGPIGSVRKISGVHLPLGDENVGMILTAVVYNR, encoded by the coding sequence TTGCCGCCGGGTGCCACCGATACAGGTCACGATCCCGCCAACTCGCGTCTCGACCCGATCCTGCGTGCGGCCGTCAGTTATTGGCAAGGCAAGTGCGCGGGCCGACGCATGCCGCTGGTGTCCGACATCGATCCGCTGGAGATGCCCTTCTATCTCCTGCCCTGGCTGATCCTGACGGATGTCCTGCGCGACCCGCTCGACTTCCGCTACCGGCTTATCGGCTCGGGCATCGTGCAGATGTCGCGGCACGATTACACCGGCCAGCGCTTCACTGAACTGCCCCACGCCGGCCCCGGCAATCAGGTTTGGGAGCACCGTGCCACCGTCGTCCAGACGGGCGAGCCCCTGTTCACCGCCCCGCCCTACACGGGCCCGATCGGGTCGGTGCGCAAAATCAGCGGCGTCCACCTGCCGTTGGGCGACGAGAACGTCGGCATGATCCTCACGGCCGTCGTCTACAACCGCTGA